The following are encoded in a window of Haloarcula hispanica ATCC 33960 genomic DNA:
- a CDS encoding type IV secretory system conjugative DNA transfer family protein yields the protein MSSSSSAPPGQRSGEVPNSLKYDNVVGFVWAGFMLLFPPMIVDSDKVLPKRFWAWRYIYLGFGLISTAFFYDVLVQTPSAALLFPFAHVLAAISVGTLFADFTVPGLSLPMVSYSTTVLLYAISIGIVFSGELLRRTSPEMLAMNQWDHDDGESVVPLEEVSHEHEEAEMPFTLDQDVSTAVVGETGSGKTSMMKLLAYQFPYYSNTAVIAHDTGEDFQAFYEELGFDVQRIRHEDSDVVWNLFKDADSESDFREVAGAIFGEADGHDPFHRPAKQTFAEMLMYLHLSAKKNSRRHALCHADIVSLLNEGHIALKKALDEFDRLDSGHIDPDKGKGAQNVYQTIKENVDPVFTGDFGDYGEFSLQEYIENPEGRVLIIDSNPTELETLGPMYQLLADWSIRYAMNASNPTVHILDEIDALPALTQVTNLTARGRKHKARALVGVQTIGQLKDTYSTISGIVGNCPQGVYFGPGDSESTDFILDELGESRQYDRSEMVSMSHQGRGENPRTQARDTYKEKDKTPVTSGLLRDFQPGECVAVSRTTWVHGQSYELADVRDSLPAQGAESPGSSEPEPTEDDTDIESDSWFSFTRARLDDVLYGSLGEDDDDESRESGPDRDPEVEPTVDATDGLGDDESSDPLDQTTANTAVTSPDTDHPNLSDSEDEYDGGDHDQQSDDNTGGLFSEPDPDPSLGGTESAEQEGGESPTESDAEGDSNETEERDETESKEEERDVSEFM from the coding sequence GTGAGTTCTAGTTCCTCTGCACCACCGGGACAACGCTCCGGAGAGGTTCCGAATAGCCTCAAGTACGACAACGTCGTCGGGTTCGTCTGGGCCGGGTTCATGCTGTTGTTCCCACCGATGATCGTCGATAGTGACAAGGTCCTTCCGAAGCGGTTCTGGGCGTGGCGCTACATCTACCTCGGGTTCGGACTCATCAGCACGGCGTTCTTCTATGACGTGCTTGTCCAGACACCCAGCGCAGCGCTGTTGTTCCCGTTCGCACACGTTCTGGCTGCCATCTCAGTCGGAACACTATTCGCTGACTTCACCGTGCCGGGGCTATCGCTGCCGATGGTCTCGTACTCGACCACGGTGCTCCTGTATGCCATCTCAATCGGTATCGTGTTCTCAGGGGAACTGCTCCGCCGGACCTCGCCGGAAATGCTCGCGATGAACCAGTGGGACCACGACGACGGAGAGTCCGTCGTCCCACTCGAAGAGGTCTCTCACGAACACGAAGAGGCTGAGATGCCGTTCACGCTCGATCAGGATGTCTCTACAGCCGTCGTAGGGGAAACCGGGAGTGGGAAGACGTCGATGATGAAGCTGCTGGCCTACCAGTTCCCGTACTACAGTAACACGGCAGTCATCGCCCACGACACCGGCGAGGACTTTCAAGCATTCTACGAGGAGTTGGGCTTCGACGTTCAGCGCATCCGCCACGAAGACAGCGACGTAGTCTGGAATCTGTTCAAGGACGCCGATTCAGAGTCGGACTTCCGCGAGGTCGCCGGCGCGATCTTCGGCGAAGCCGACGGCCACGACCCATTCCATCGGCCCGCCAAACAGACCTTCGCGGAGATGCTGATGTACCTCCATCTCAGCGCGAAAAAGAACAGTCGCCGTCACGCGCTCTGTCATGCCGATATCGTCTCGCTGCTCAACGAGGGCCACATCGCGCTCAAGAAAGCCCTTGACGAATTCGACCGGCTGGACTCGGGTCACATCGACCCTGACAAGGGGAAAGGCGCACAGAACGTCTACCAGACGATCAAAGAGAACGTCGATCCCGTCTTCACTGGTGACTTCGGAGACTACGGGGAGTTCTCCCTGCAAGAGTACATCGAGAACCCGGAAGGCCGGGTCCTAATTATCGACTCGAACCCAACGGAACTGGAAACGCTTGGGCCGATGTATCAGCTGCTCGCGGACTGGTCGATCCGCTACGCGATGAATGCCTCGAACCCGACGGTCCATATCCTCGACGAGATTGACGCGCTGCCGGCGCTTACTCAGGTAACGAACCTCACGGCCCGAGGCCGGAAACACAAGGCTCGGGCACTAGTCGGCGTGCAAACAATCGGCCAGCTCAAGGACACGTACAGTACAATCTCTGGCATTGTCGGCAACTGTCCACAGGGAGTTTACTTCGGACCTGGTGACAGCGAGTCGACGGACTTCATCCTCGACGAACTCGGCGAGAGTCGGCAGTATGATCGCTCCGAGATGGTGTCGATGAGCCACCAGGGACGCGGCGAGAACCCCCGAACACAGGCTCGGGACACGTACAAAGAGAAGGACAAGACGCCGGTCACATCCGGCCTGCTCCGAGACTTCCAGCCCGGTGAGTGCGTTGCCGTCTCTCGGACGACGTGGGTCCACGGGCAGTCTTATGAACTGGCGGACGTTCGCGATAGCCTTCCGGCGCAAGGTGCGGAGTCACCGGGCAGTTCGGAACCGGAACCCACCGAGGATGATACCGACATCGAGAGTGACAGCTGGTTCTCGTTCACTCGGGCCCGACTTGATGATGTGCTCTATGGGTCACTTGGTGAGGACGACGACGATGAGTCCAGAGAGAGTGGCCCGGATCGTGACCCCGAAGTCGAGCCGACCGTCGACGCGACAGACGGGTTGGGCGACGACGAGTCGAGCGACCCACTCGACCAGACAACAGCAAACACTGCCGTCACGTCTCCGGACACAGATCACCCGAACCTATCAGATTCAGAAGATGAGTATGACGGTGGCGATCACGACCAGCAGTCCGACGACAACACTGGCGGACTCTTCTCTGAG
- a CDS encoding plasmid mobilization protein: MDETVTVRLSAEQRKEIVKQANKTGEGVSEYILKATEQRISRELQEQRAGELNLGSELDYIADAVVEDVEEATNVDTDQELFYSVALWDLISSEFPADKRATAMEEATGKLEEEVETIRNKEGQE; this comes from the coding sequence ATGGATGAAACAGTTACAGTTCGGTTGAGTGCAGAGCAGCGAAAAGAGATCGTGAAGCAGGCTAACAAAACGGGAGAAGGGGTTTCAGAGTACATTCTGAAAGCTACGGAACAGCGTATATCTCGTGAACTACAGGAACAGCGTGCGGGGGAATTAAATCTTGGATCGGAACTGGACTACATCGCTGATGCCGTCGTCGAAGACGTTGAGGAAGCAACAAACGTTGACACGGATCAGGAACTGTTCTACTCGGTCGCTCTGTGGGATTTAATCTCCTCAGAATTCCCGGCAGACAAGCGCGCTACTGCGATGGAGGAAGCGACTGGTAAACTAGAGGAAGAGGTTGAAACCATCCGAAACAAGGAGGGTCAGGAATGA
- a CDS encoding pilin, translating to MSTQTNESNASNTQPTLYTHAKRRFADAWLTPGVRQATQLLLILTLFAGSAMGQTDVGNIYCDTAVEDGVDVVFGALAGLGLPATMVFVGRSGLSYMRASGNPNQQNEARRDLILSLVGLGVVVLAIVAPELITKFGDNVGFGFSDCVTPF from the coding sequence ATGTCAACGCAAACCAACGAATCGAACGCATCGAACACACAACCAACACTTTACACTCACGCGAAGCGGCGGTTTGCTGACGCGTGGCTCACGCCCGGCGTGCGACAGGCGACCCAACTGCTGTTGATCCTCACGCTGTTTGCTGGCTCGGCGATGGGCCAGACCGACGTCGGGAACATCTACTGTGACACTGCTGTCGAGGACGGCGTCGACGTCGTCTTTGGCGCACTGGCTGGTCTTGGCCTGCCAGCGACGATGGTGTTCGTCGGTCGCAGTGGCCTGTCGTATATGCGAGCCTCTGGCAACCCGAACCAGCAAAACGAGGCTCGCCGGGACCTTATCCTCTCGCTGGTCGGCCTCGGCGTCGTCGTGCTGGCAATCGTGGCTCCAGAACTCATCACGAAGTTCGGGGACAACGTCGGTTTCGGCTTCTCTGACTGCGTGACGCCATTCTGA
- a CDS encoding VirB4 family type IV secretion system protein, with translation MADSEEEYNTNIIHESLGDSTNFWGDYTLGELILFLIPPFGFLVAMGMPFVPAALFFPTLALTAVVEVFLYILHKVRPDHYRLTEWLRVKLFWLVKKRQYTHGQGNQDTRQVTRLERVMPHGIERVDGAYVGAVEVEPANMSLQDDEKWDKAVKSLTRLSESLTGRAKLHVTTAEVDNESHIQAHVDRLDDPDAKSHSIFRGVLMEFVNRYTDDSGNVETETELQRKYYIVVWVTDDDIHDLQMNSDSIADYLTGIPVIGRLFTRFDSDTLTDAEREEFKAKKLHDRLETVDRAVNNMFRCRSRSVSPHELAHLTEDYWACETRSEREYEEAASVSPVTYSARELIKHGEGAAAHDAAEGMDTDDVGGTDYEVDETDFVSQLHRPGENHRSLVAPTDIEWEADHALIDQETYTRCFWIETYPEHPTSGMLEQLLLDTDLAVDVSIHIDPYDADTAVSVMKEWISSLKMLQNDKGELEAEDIEQEVNQAKYIRQMVRRNHTSLFRVGAFIRLTAETEEDLRKQTNRLETLLRDSPSNCGVKRTTRRQEAGLVTVSPIGANELGQNRLSSMTGEALGSLFPFSSNYLRMEDGIEYGLHGHNDSSLLIDPWELETGHSELVTGMPGGGKTHGTQARAMRMLKKRSDVKQIYIDPVGDMHGSAKMLDAKTITISGETPLNPCEMHPTPQHVLEQSPDMQPVSAKKDEVYGVIENFLQSRDVDLEMHSGLITFLIDTIFSESDIDPADPSTHTPENSPDLSDFLEVVDRLQEEPGMFPGATTESSQQKIQQYANELSIALHPFRPGSTFGNLSKESDLRLIDDSSKAVYLDLQQVEGSGSGLGKQSFIMQLLLSTLYQQAKNMQQKVEIIIDEAHYLFNDDANLESLNQIARHQRHAGLRLVMLSQTLSEFEDKGAAEEIAGMCPIKVHHREPELGDETATSAGLTDEQQSYIQHAEAGKESLGDGQGYSQALVRVDEHGDYPLTIKTSWEEKQIIDLDADAEDALDVVAHEADSRAADFEEFVHSKAVEQELTNHGLSPEKAEHVLNGLSEDELVDVVSVALDQTQPEAVVADGGIEAETDAEFDTTE, from the coding sequence ATGGCTGACTCAGAAGAAGAGTACAATACGAACATTATCCACGAATCCCTCGGAGATTCGACCAACTTCTGGGGCGACTACACACTCGGGGAACTTATCCTGTTCCTCATCCCGCCGTTTGGCTTCCTCGTTGCGATGGGGATGCCGTTCGTGCCGGCGGCGCTGTTCTTCCCCACGTTGGCACTCACAGCGGTCGTGGAAGTCTTCCTGTACATCCTGCACAAAGTCCGGCCAGATCACTATCGCCTGACTGAGTGGCTGCGAGTCAAACTGTTCTGGCTCGTCAAAAAGCGCCAGTACACTCACGGCCAGGGGAATCAGGATACTCGGCAGGTCACGCGACTAGAGCGGGTTATGCCCCACGGCATTGAGCGCGTCGACGGAGCGTACGTCGGTGCGGTCGAAGTCGAGCCCGCCAATATGTCGCTACAAGATGACGAGAAATGGGACAAAGCCGTCAAGTCACTCACACGCCTGTCTGAATCCCTGACTGGGCGGGCGAAACTCCATGTCACGACGGCCGAAGTCGACAACGAGTCCCACATTCAGGCACACGTCGACCGACTCGACGACCCCGATGCGAAGAGCCATTCGATCTTCCGGGGCGTCCTCATGGAGTTCGTCAACCGCTACACCGACGACAGCGGCAACGTTGAGACTGAGACTGAACTCCAGCGCAAGTACTACATCGTCGTCTGGGTCACTGACGACGATATCCATGATCTCCAGATGAACAGCGACTCCATCGCGGATTACCTGACTGGGATACCGGTCATTGGGCGGCTGTTCACTCGGTTCGACAGTGACACGCTCACTGACGCCGAGCGAGAGGAGTTCAAAGCCAAGAAGCTCCACGACCGGCTCGAAACCGTCGACAGAGCAGTCAACAATATGTTTCGGTGCCGTAGCCGGTCGGTCAGCCCCCACGAACTGGCGCACTTGACCGAGGACTACTGGGCCTGCGAAACGCGGTCCGAGCGGGAGTACGAAGAGGCGGCCTCCGTCTCCCCGGTGACGTACTCGGCACGGGAACTCATCAAGCACGGCGAGGGTGCCGCAGCCCATGACGCTGCGGAGGGGATGGACACCGACGACGTCGGTGGGACCGACTACGAGGTCGACGAGACCGACTTCGTCTCCCAACTCCACCGGCCCGGTGAGAACCATCGGTCACTGGTCGCGCCGACAGATATCGAGTGGGAAGCCGACCACGCCCTCATCGACCAAGAGACGTACACCCGGTGCTTCTGGATCGAGACGTATCCCGAGCATCCGACGAGTGGGATGCTGGAGCAACTGCTATTGGATACGGACCTTGCCGTCGACGTCTCAATCCACATCGACCCATACGACGCTGATACAGCAGTGTCGGTGATGAAAGAGTGGATCTCCTCCCTGAAGATGCTGCAAAACGATAAGGGGGAGCTGGAAGCGGAGGATATCGAACAGGAAGTCAACCAGGCAAAGTACATCCGGCAGATGGTCCGGCGCAATCACACGTCGCTGTTCCGTGTCGGAGCGTTCATCCGGCTGACGGCTGAGACCGAAGAAGACCTCCGGAAGCAAACGAACCGGCTCGAAACGCTGCTGCGCGACTCGCCGTCGAACTGCGGCGTCAAGCGAACGACCCGCCGGCAGGAAGCAGGACTGGTGACTGTCTCGCCGATCGGGGCCAACGAACTCGGACAAAACCGACTCTCCTCAATGACCGGGGAAGCGCTCGGGTCGCTGTTCCCGTTCTCGTCGAACTACCTGCGGATGGAGGACGGCATCGAGTACGGACTGCACGGGCACAACGACTCCTCGCTGTTGATCGACCCGTGGGAACTGGAAACTGGCCACTCGGAGCTGGTGACTGGAATGCCCGGCGGCGGGAAAACCCACGGCACGCAGGCTCGGGCGATGCGGATGCTGAAAAAGCGGTCGGACGTCAAGCAGATCTACATCGACCCGGTCGGGGATATGCACGGCAGCGCGAAGATGCTGGATGCAAAGACGATCACAATCAGCGGCGAGACGCCGCTGAACCCGTGCGAGATGCATCCGACGCCTCAGCATGTCCTCGAACAATCCCCGGATATGCAGCCGGTCTCTGCCAAGAAAGACGAAGTGTACGGGGTCATCGAGAACTTCCTGCAATCGCGGGATGTCGATCTGGAGATGCACAGCGGCCTCATCACGTTCCTGATCGACACGATATTCTCCGAGTCCGATATCGACCCAGCGGACCCGTCGACGCACACGCCGGAGAACTCGCCGGACCTGAGTGACTTCCTCGAAGTGGTCGACCGTCTCCAGGAAGAGCCGGGAATGTTCCCCGGAGCGACAACGGAGTCCTCCCAGCAGAAAATCCAGCAGTACGCAAACGAACTCTCGATTGCGCTGCATCCGTTCCGACCGGGGAGTACGTTTGGCAACCTCTCGAAAGAGTCGGACCTGCGGCTGATCGACGACAGCAGCAAGGCCGTCTATCTGGACCTCCAGCAGGTCGAAGGCTCGGGCAGTGGCCTCGGCAAGCAATCGTTCATCATGCAGTTGCTGCTGAGCACGCTGTACCAGCAGGCCAAGAATATGCAGCAGAAGGTCGAGATCATCATCGACGAAGCTCACTACCTGTTCAACGACGACGCGAACTTGGAGTCGCTGAACCAGATTGCTCGCCACCAGCGCCACGCTGGACTCCGGCTAGTGATGCTGTCCCAGACGCTCTCTGAGTTCGAGGATAAGGGAGCCGCTGAGGAAATCGCAGGAATGTGCCCGATCAAGGTGCATCACCGCGAGCCGGAACTGGGCGATGAAACCGCAACAAGCGCTGGCCTGACGGACGAACAGCAGTCCTACATCCAGCACGCCGAAGCCGGCAAGGAGTCGCTGGGCGACGGACAGGGCTACTCGCAAGCACTGGTTCGCGTCGACGAACATGGCGATTACCCGCTGACGATCAAGACGTCGTGGGAGGAAAAGCAGATCATTGACCTCGACGCTGACGCGGAAGATGCGCTCGACGTTGTTGCTCACGAGGCTGACTCCCGCGCTGCTGATTTCGAAGAGTTCGTCCATTCCAAAGCAGTCGAACAAGAGCTAACGAATCACGGATTATCGCCTGAGAAGGCTGAACACGTCCTCAACGGACTCAGCGAAGACGAGTTGGTGGATGTGGTGTCTGTAGCGCTTGACCAGACACAGCCAGAAGCAGTTGTCGCTGACGGTGGTATCGAGGCAGAGACTGATGCGGAGTTTGACACTACGGAGTAA